A window of Primulina tabacum isolate GXHZ01 chromosome 4, ASM2559414v2, whole genome shotgun sequence contains these coding sequences:
- the LOC142542182 gene encoding cryptochrome-1-like, protein MESDCKSIVWFRRDLRIEDNPALAAAARDGSVLPVFIWCPKEEGPYIPGRVSRWWLKQSLIQLEQSLKSLGAELVLIKAESTLSALLDCIGAIGATKVVYNHLYDPVSLVRDHNITQKLGETGVSVQSYNGELLHEPWEVYGDNGNAFTTFDAYFDECLKLQTGSVTQLPPCCLVPATGKVEKCLIDELGLEDESEKSSNVLLGRGWSPGWANANKAFTRFIENHLLNYSKDRLRVHGNCTSLLSPHLHFGELSVRKVFSSVLMKQTVWKNEQNLVGENSANLFLKSIRLREYSRYICFNFPFTHERPLLSNLKFFPWNADQEHFKAWRQGRTGYPLVDAGMRELWATGWIHNRIRVIVSSFFVKFLVLPWQWGMRYFWDTLLDADLENDILGWQYISGSLPDGHALERMDFPQVQGFKYDPDGDYIRQWLPELAQIPCEWIHHPYDAPEYVLESAGVDLGSNYPKPIIDIDLARARLIEAISIMRGKDLSAKVDGTDEEVFDNYDTNISLAMPNVVVKGKSLFPDASSHHRRVTSMQNWKNVFINKKRLNSPKGERVLEDESRGCSSGGERSKTDNDLRSTAESRLGKRQATCSDRDPFSFPQKGSTMSQHMENMPSKIGATHPHTSRTHTIDGGESFDV, encoded by the exons ATGGAAAGTGATTGCAAGAGTATAGTGTGGTTTAGGAGGGATTTAAGGATCGAAGATAATCCTGCTTTAGCTGCTGCTGCGAGGGATGGCAGTGTATTACCTGTTTTTATATGGTGTCCTAAAGAAGAAGGCCCATATATACCGGGAAGGGTTTCGCGATGGTGGCTTAAGCAATCTCTTATACAGTTGGAGCAGTCTTTGAAATCTCTCGGGGCAGAATTAGTACTGATCAAAGCAGAGAGTACTCTATCTGCTTTATTGGATTGTATCGGTGCCATTGGAGCGACCAAAGTCGTCTACAACCACCTTTATG ATCCTGTTTCGCTTGTTCGTGACCACAATATTACGCAAAAGTTGGGGGAAACGGGAGTTAGTGTTCAAAGTTATAACGGTGAGCTATTGCATGAGCCTTGGGAAGTATATGGCGATAATGGAAATGCTTTTACTACGTTTGATGCTTATTTTGATGAATGCTTGAAACTGCAAACGGGATCAGTTACACAACTTCCCCCATGCTGTTTGGTTCCAGCTACAG GGAAGGTCGAAAaatgtttgattgatgaattggGTCTTGAAGATGAATCCGAGAAGTCGAGTAACGTGTTGCTGGGAAGAGGATGGTCACCAGGCTGGGCCAATGCTAACAAGGCTTTTACTCGATTCATCGAAAATCATCTACTCAACTACTCAAAAGATAGGCTCAGGGTCCATGGGAACTGCACATCTCTTTTGTCGCCACACCTTCATTTTGGGGAGCTAAGCGTGAGAAAAGTTTTCAGCAGTGTTCTAATGAAACAAACGGTTTGGAAAAACGAGCAAAATTTGGTCGGTGAAAACAGTGCAAACCTTTTCCTCAAGTCTATTAGATTAAGGGAGTATTCCCGGTACATATGTTTCAATTTCCCGTTTACTCACGAAAGGCCGTTGCTGAGTAACCTGAAATTTTTCCCTTGGAACGCCGATCAAGAACATTTCAAGGCCTGGAGACAAGGACGAACAGGTTATCCGCTTGTTGATGCTGGAATGAGAGAACTCTGGGCAACTGGATGGATTCACAACAGGATTCGAGTTATTGTTTCGAGTTTTTTTGTGAAATTTCTTGTTCTACCGTGGCAATGGGGGATGAGGTATTTCTGGGATACCCTTTTGGACGCTGACTTGGAAAACGATATCCTTGGATGGCAGTACATCTCCGGAAGTTTGCCTGATGGGCATGCACTCGAGCGAATGGACTTCCCTCAG GTTCAGGGATTCAAGTATGATCCAGACGGAGATTATATAAGGCAGTGGTTACCCGAGTTGGCTCAAATACCATGTGAGTGGATCCATCATCCATATGATGCACCTGAATATGTGCTTGAGTCTGCAGGCGTCGACTTGGGATCAAACTACCCAAAGCCTATAATCGACATAGATTTAGCAAGAGCTCGGCTGATTGAAGCCATATCAATCATGCGAGGAAAAGACTTATCAGCCAAAGTTGATGGAACAGATGAAGAAGTCTTTGATAACTATGATACAAACATCAGTTTGGCTATGCCCAATGTAGTTGTCAAGGGCAAAAGTCTTTTTCCTGACGCCTCGTCTCACCATCGAAGGGTGACCTCAATGCAAAACTGGAAAAACGTGTTTATTAACAAGAAGAGGTTGAACTCTCCCAAAGGCGAAAGAGTTTTAGAAGACGAGTCGCGTGGTTGCAGTAGCGGAGGGGAGAGGTCGAAGACAGACAATGACTTGCGTTCGACGGCAGAATCTCGTTTGGGTAAAAGACAGGCAACCTGCAGCGACAGAGATCCATTTTCCTTTCCCCAAAAAGGTTCTACCATGTCACAGCACATGGAAAACATGCCAAGTAAAATTG GAGCTACTCATCCGCACACTTCAAGAACTCATACAATTGACGGAGGAGAAAGCTTCGATGTGTGA
- the LOC142542180 gene encoding low affinity inorganic phosphate transporter 1, with protein MAREHQHVLDALDAAKTQWYHFTAIIIAGMGFFTDAYDLFCISLVTKLLGRIYYHQEGALKPGTLPPNVAAAVNGVAFCGTLAGQLFFGWLGDKLGRKKVYGMTLMLMVICSVASGLSFGDKPKAVMATLCFFRFWLGFGIGGDYPLSATIMSEYANKKTRGAFIAAVFAMQGFGILAGGMVGIIISAAFRSAYPAPTYEQNAAASTVSQADFVWRLIVMFGALPAALTYYWRMKMPETARYTALIAKNAKQAAADMSKVLQVELEAEQEKTQQIISQDRGNSFGLFSRKFLKRHGLHLLGTTTTWFLLDIAFYSQNLFQKDIFSAIGWIPPANSMNALDEVFRIARAQTLIALCSTVPGYWFTVFLIDKIGRFVIQLMGFFFMTVFMFALAIPYNHWTHKDNRIGFVIMYSLTFFFANFGPNATTFVVPAEIFPARLRSTCHGISAAAGKAGAIVGAFGFLYAAQPKDPSKRDAGYPAGIGVKYSLIVLGCVNALGMLFTLLVPESKGRSLEDMSGENEESGEDTRAQNYGENRTVPV; from the coding sequence ATGGCCAGGGAACACCAGCATGTTCTTGACGCTCTCGATGCGGCCAAAACCCAATGGTACCATTTCACCGCAATAATAATCGCTGGAATGGGCTTTTTTACGGATGCTTACGATCTCTTCTGCATCTCTCTCGTAACCAAGCTCCTAGGCCGAATATACTACCACCAAGAAGGGGCGTTGAAGCCCGGAACTCTGCCCCCAAACGTCGCCGCTGCTGTTAATGGTGTCGCCTTCTGCGGAACCTTAGCAGGGCAGCTCTTTTTCGGGTGGCTCGGTGACAAATTAGGCAGAAAAAAGGTGTACGGGATGACACTCATGCTGATGGTTATTTGTTCGGTTGCTTCTGGCCTTTCCTTCGGGGACAAGCCAAAAGCCGTTATGGCGACCCTTTGCTTCTTTCGGTTCTGGTTGGGTTTCGGAATAGGGGGCGACTACCCATTATCTGCCACGATCATGTCTGAGTATGCAAATAAAAAGACCCGTGGGGCGTTTATTGCCGCAGTGTTTGCGATGCAGGGGTTCGGGATCTTGGCTGGCGGAATGGTGGGGATCATTATTTCAGCAGCCTTTAGGAGTGCGTACCCGGCCCCGACATATGAACAAAATGCTGCTGCTTCTACCGTATCCCAGGCTGATTTTGTCTGGCGTTTAATAGTAATGTTTGGTGCACTCCCGGCTGCCCTCACTTACTACTGGCGTATGAAAATGCCTGAAACTGCACGTTACACGGCATTGATAGCCAAGAACGCGAAACAAGCGGCTGCTGATATGTCCAAAGTGCTGCAAGTTGAACTCGAAGCAGAGCAGGAGAAGACTCAGCAGATCATTTCTCAGGACAGAGGGAACAGTTTTGGGTTGTTTTCGCGTAAATTCCTTAAACGACATGGCCTCCACTTGCTCGGCACGACGACTACTTGGTTCCTACTCGACATCGCATTCTACAGCCAGAACCTGTTCCAGAAAGACATTTTCAGTGCCATTGGATGGATCCCACCGGCCAATAGTATGAATGCTCTTGATGAGGTGTTCAGAATTGCGAGAGCCCAAACACTGATCGCCCTCTGCAGCACAGTTCCAGGCTACTGGTTTACTGTCTTTCTCATCGACAAAATCGGGCGATTCGTGATCCAGTTAATGGGATTCTTCTTCATGACAGTGTTCATGTTCGCCTTAGCCATTCCTTACAACCACTGGACTCACAAGGACAACCGAATCGGGTTCGTGATCATGTACTCGCTAACGTTTTTCTTCGCAAATTTCGGACCAAATGCCACGACTTTCGTCGTGCCTGCTGAGATTTTCCCAGCGCGGTTGCGGTCGACGTGCCACGGGATATCGGCAGCAGCTGGAAAGGCGGGGGCGATCGTCGGAGCGTTCGGGTTCTTATATGCAGCTCAGCCAAAGGATCCAAGCAAGAGGGATGCTGGGTACCCGGCTGGCATTGGCGTGAAGTACTCACTGATTGTGCTGGGTTGTGTGAATGCTTTGGGGATGTTGTTCACTCTGTTGGTACCGGAATCGAAGGGAAGATCGTTAGAGGATATGTCCGGAGAGAATGAAGAGAGCGGAGAAGACACGAGGGCGCAGAATTATGGTGAGAATAGGACTGTTCCCGTTTGA
- the LOC142542181 gene encoding phosphoenolpyruvate carboxylase kinase 2-like, with translation MSEALKRNYRVGEEIGRGRFGVVFRCHSVDTGDCVAVKSIEKRIIQKDAVDSRCIPNEAKFMSLVSDHQNVLGIFDVYEDDEFLHLVVEYCGSTDLYQRITAGTDFTELEAHRVMVPLMEAISHCHSRGVSHRDIKPDNILFNSDNVLKLADFGSAEYFHSGELMSGIVGTPYYVAPEVLAAREYNQKVDIWSAGIILYILITGIPPFYGDSVTEIFESVLRANLRFPKTILSSPSCEVKDLLRQMLCKDVFRRFSAEQVLAHPWIIRGKVSRTESCYLAREDVFNSSEY, from the exons aTGAGTGAAGCGCTAAAAAGGAACTACAGAGTAGGGGAGGAGATAGGGAGGGGAAGATTCGGTGTCGTATTCAGGTGCCACTCCGTCGATACGGGTGACTGCGTCGCCGTGAAGTCCATAGAGAAGCGGATCATCCAAAAGGACGCCGTCGATAGCCGGTGCATACCCAATGAGGCCAAATTTATGAGCCTCGTCTCCGATCATCAAAATGTGTTGGGGATTTTTGATGTTTACGAAGATGATGAGTTTCTTCATTTGGTGGTGGAGTACTGCGGGTCTACGGATCTGTACCAAAGGATCACGGCCGGAACCGATTTCACTGAACTGGAAGCCCACCGAGTCATG GTACCACTAATGGAAGCCATATCTCACTGCCACAGCCGCGGTGTATCCCACCGAGATATCAAGCCAGATAACATCCTCTTCAACAGCGATAACGTGCTCAAGCTGGCGGACTTTGGTTCGGCCGAATACTTCCATAGCGGGGAACTAATGTCTGGCATTGTCGGGACACCATACTATGTCGCCCCTGAGGTGTTGGCTGCGCGTGAGTACAATCAAAAGGTCGATATATGGAGTGCAGGTATCATATTGTACATACTGATAACCGGGATCCCTCCCTTTTACGGGGATTCTGTGACAGAGATCTTCGAGTCTGTGTTGAGGGCGAATTTGAGATTTCCTAAGACTATTTTGAGCTCACCTTCTTGTGAAGTGAAGGATTTGTTGAGACAGATGCTCTGCAAGGACGTGTTTCGAAGGTTTTCGGCTGAACAAGTGCTGG CACATCCATGGATAATAAGAGGTAAAGTCTCCAGAACAGAGAGCTGCTATCTAGCCCGAGAAGATGTTTTCAATTCTTCCGAATATTAG